From one Lasioglossum baleicum chromosome 11, iyLasBale1, whole genome shotgun sequence genomic stretch:
- the LOC143213483 gene encoding protein trapped in endoderm-1-like, whose translation MDGSVTNDTIIGVALGGESVKHFPRWVTIVAAVCAIIFSVVGVAGNLVTVIALLKYTRLRRHATTAFVISLSISDLIFSAVNLPLTASRFLRDAWVLGETLCKIFPLLFYGNVAVSLLSMVAITVNRYILISRSEMYAQLYTTKRIIIMLITIWTVSFSILLPPLLGIWGQMGLDTTTFSCTILKKDGRSPKKFLFVLAFLVPCVVISMSYLCIYWRVRKSRKNLEAHGGISRRKTNGFQRREDSRVTRLMLTIFLCFILCFMPLMLANVIDDKIHVPILHVIASILAWASSVINPFIYAGTNKLYREAYKQVLCPVSSKTPTIGPKPTHSHSSKISTPQGT comes from the exons ATGGACGGATCTGTGACGAACGACACAATTATCGGAGTGGCATTGGGAGGCGAGAGTGTGAAACACTTTCCTCGATGGGTCACCATCGTTGCAGCTGTTTGCGCGATTATTTTCAGCGTCGTTGGAGTCGCGG GTAATCTGGTGACAGTGATCGCGCTGCTAAAATACACAAGACTGAGAAGACACGCGACAACAGCGTTCGTGATCAGTCTCAGCATCTCCGATCTAATTTTCTCGGCAGTGAATCTCCCACTGACTGCGAGCAGATTTCTGCGAGATGCCTGGGTGTTGGGCGAAACACTGTGCAAAATATTCCCGCTATTGTTTTACGGGAATGTCGCTGTCTCGTTGCTCAGTATGGTGGCGATCACGGTCAATAG GTACATCCTAATATCAAGATCGGAGATGTACGCGCAATTGTACACAACGAAGCGCATAATAATCATGTTAATCACGATCTGGACCGTCAGTTTCTCTATCCTCCTCCCACCATTGCTAGGAATCTGGGGTCAAATGGGCTTAGACACGACAACCTTCTCTTGTACGATCCTGAAGAAAGATGGTCGCAGTCCGAAGAAGTTCCTTTTCGTTCTAGCGTTCCTCGTACCTTGTGTAGTGATTAGCATGTCTTACCTGTGCATCTACTGGCGTGTAAGAAAGAGCAGGAAGAACCTTGAAGCTCATGGAGGCATTTCTCGAAGAAAAACCAACGGTTTCCAGCGAAGAGAGGACTCCAGAGTAACAAGACTGATGCTGACTATTTTCCTCTGCTTCATTCTTTGCTTTATGCCTCTGATGCTGGCGAACGTGATCGACGACAAGATCCACGTACCGATTCTCCACGTGATCGCCTCGATCCTCGCCTGGGCATCATCTGTGATCAACCCTTTTATTTATGCAGGCACTAATAAATTGTACAGAGAGGCCTACAAACAAGTTTTGTGTCCAGTGTCCAGCAAAACGCCCACAATCGGACCTAAACCCACCCATTCGCATTCGAGCAAGATTTCCACGCCTCAGGGAACCTGA